One Cucumis sativus cultivar 9930 chromosome 1, Cucumber_9930_V3, whole genome shotgun sequence DNA segment encodes these proteins:
- the LOC105434480 gene encoding uncharacterized protein LOC105434480, with translation MATHQTRPPSTPYSPLTDQQDDLQDIDDSISSNGCGCFQLFGFGSNRNRNYEGGNLLQQKQGREEESWMVKRLKKVREVSEMVAGPKWKNFIRKMGGYLKGKKERNRFQYDPESYALNFDGGFDGEEDDHHPPIGFSSRFAVPLASRE, from the coding sequence ATGGCGACCCATCAAACCAGACCACCTTCAACGCCTTATTCACCTCTAACCGACCAACAAGACGACCTTCAAGACATCGACGACTCCATTTCCTCAAATGGGTGTGGCTGTTTTCAGCTGTTCGGGTTCGGATCCAATCGGAATAGGAATTACGAAGGTGGAAATCTTCTTCAACAGAAACAAGGGAGGGAAGAGGAGAGTTGGATGGTGAAGAGATTGAAGAAGGTGAGGGAGGTGTCGGAAATGGTGGCTGGACCGAAATGGAAGAACTTCATTAGAAAGATGGGTGGATATTTGAAGgggaagaaagagaggaatCGATTTCAGTATGACCCTGAAAGCTATGCTTTGAATTTCGATGGGGGTTTtgatggagaagaagatgatcatCATCCACCTATTGGGTTTTCTTCGAGGTTTGCTGTGCCTTTGGCTTCTAGGGAATAA
- the LOC101215133 gene encoding uncharacterized protein LOC101215133, whose translation MAGGRRRTNHAKASDSFRKNKTNSARRRSDTPSNLFVDGGFLFDWQCSPPISAREGNSRAKGKSEGNSRAKGKSGSKSDTLDRKKIASSSGTKQSNGYAIGYEYPSAPNQEDLHSESRVLQNDAERPKDDSQPFILLNSKSNQIVAYVDENPPLMADNLEFTYDYGTSFVLGESSHRGLGFHDDDEHVTKQNTDDDSATQVEEQGELCTRSLSSGKETGTDERVDGRVGVETANEMVAEASPSNKYSEDMSSPRNSGFLSIGGVRLYTQDVSDEGSDDDGESSDGSSEYSEPLESDESSEDDSSVEMSCSGSDIDDEVAEDYLEGVGGSENILKSKWLVKQELLESGDDSSSSSLDDTLKKLGGIALQEASKEYGMIKTPSRNKRSVVSRDHWSALALDDMLVKNTRSTSARKQKNALQFARSWPPKASTSKATRKYPGEKKKYRKEAIAAKRRERMLNRGVDLMQINLKLEHMVLNKEDMYAFQPMHPRDCSQVRRLAAIYRLHNGCQGSGKKRFVTVTRTQHTGMPSASDQVRLEKLIGARDEDNDFSVAEGSNIKSRGGNRSREKKKTKVHGLNTLEFDQSVSSKSRSKGSAGKGSSQKMTGKKYADQPVSFVSSGVMQPESMEEKPVNDVNDADKGKDIVAVSEMIEMTTSNVNNMDISRDSIGSFELHTKGFGSKMMAKMGFVEGGGLGKDGQGMTHPIEVMKRPKSLGLGIEFSEASTSAAGDNQASGISSARTGSSALEKTKKIGAFEVHTKGFGSKMMAKMGFVEGMGLGKDSQGIINPLLPVRRPKARGLGAKS comes from the exons ATGGCtggaggaagacgaagaacgAACCATGCTAAAGCCAGTGATAGCTTCAGGAAGAACAAGACTAATTCAGCCAGAAGAAGATCGGACACGCcatcaaatttgtttgttgatgGAGGGTTTTTATTCGATTGGCAGTGTTCGCCCCCCATTTCTGCTCGAG AGGGAAATTCTAGGGCGAAGGGCAAGTCTGAGGGAAATTCTAGGGCGAAGGGCAAGTCTGGATCAAAATCGGATACCTTAGATCGTAAAAAGATTGCTTCATCAAGTGGGACTAAACAGTCCAATGGTTATGCTATTGGCTACGAATACCCTTCTGCTCCGAATCAG GAAGATTTGCATTCAGAATCCCGGGTTCTGCAGAATGATGCAGAGCGTCCAAAGGACGACTCGCAGCCTTTTATATTACTTAATTCCAAAAGTAATCAAATTGTGGCATATGTAGATGAAAATCCACCATTAATGGCagataatttagaatttacTTATGATTATGGTACTAGTTTTGTGTTAGGTGAGAGTTCACATAGAGGACTAGGGTTTCACGATGATGATGAACATGTTACAAAGCAGAACACAGATGATGATTCAGCCACACAAGTGGAAGAACAAGGAGAATTATGTACTCGTTCATTATCCTCTGGGAAGGAAACTGGTACAGATGAGAGGGTTGATGGCAGGGTAGGAGTTGAAACGGCTAATGAGATGGTAGCTGAAGCGTCACCTTCCAACAAATATTCAGAAGATATGTCATCTCCAAGAAATTCAGGTTTCTTGTCAATTGGTGGTGTGAGATTATACACCCAAGATGTGTCTGATGAAGGAAGTGATGATGATGGGGAGTCATCTGATGGAAGTTCCGAGTACTCTGAGCCTTTAGAGTCAGATGAATCGTCTGAAGATGATAGCTCTGTGGAAATGTCTTGCAGTGGTTCAGATATTGATGACGAGGTCGCTGAAGATTATCTTGAAGGGGTTGGTGGAAGtgagaatattttaaaatccaaatGGTTAGTAAAACAAGAGTTGCTAGAGTCTGGTGATGATAGTTCTAGCAGTAGCCTTGATGATACTTTAAAGAAATTAGGCGGTATTGCTTTGCAGGAAGCATCAAAAGAATATGGAATGATAAAAACTCCTTCAAGAAATAAAAGATCCGTTGTTTCTAGAGATCATTGGTCAGCACTGGCTCTAGATGACATGCTAGTAAAAAATACTAGATCTACATCAGCTAGAAAGCAAAAGAATGCTTTGCAGTTTGCTCGTTCTTGGCCTCCAAAAGCTTCAACAAGTAAAGCTACTAGAAAGTATCCCG gtgaaaagaagaaatatcgTAAAGAAGCAATTGCAGCAAAGCGTAGAGAAAGAATGCTTAATCGGGGTGTTGATCTAATGCAAATAAATCTg AAATTGGAGCACATGGTTCTCAATAAAGAAGATATGTACGCTTTCCAACCTATGCATCCCCGTGATTGTTCTCAG GTACGACGATTGGCAGCAATTTACCGCTTGCATAATGGATGCCAAGGTTCTggtaaaaaaag GTTTGTAACGGTAACTCGAACACAGCACACAGGAATGCCATCAGCAAGTGATCAAGTTCGCCTTGAAAAG CTAATTGGGGCAAGAGACGAGGATAATGACTTTTCGGTTGCTGAAGGCTCAAACATAAAATCACGAGGCGGCAACAGAAgcagagaaaagaaaaaaaccaaagttCATGGTTTGAACACATTGGAATTTGATCAATCTGTAAGCAGTAAGTCGAGGTCAAAGGGTTCTGCAGGTAAGGGGTCGAGTCAGAAAATGACTGGCAAAAAATATGCTGATCAACCAGTCTCATTTGTATCAAGTGGAGTAATGCAACCAGAATCAATGGAAGAGAAACCGGTCAATGATGTTAATGATGCAGACAAAGGTAAGGACATTGTAGCGGTATCCGAAATGATTGAGATGACCACTAGTAATGTTAATAATATGGATATAAGTAGGGATAGTATTGGTTCATTTGAGCTGCACACCAAGGGTTTTGGGTCAAAAATGATGGCAAAAATGGGATTTGTAGAAGGCGGAGGATTAGGGAAAGATGGTCAAGGAATGACTCATCCCATTGAAGTGATGAAAAGACCTAAATCACTAGGGTTAGGCATCGAGTTCTCCGAGGCCTCAACATCTGCTGCTGGTGATAATCAGGCAAGTGGGATATCGTCTGCTAGAACGGGGTCCAGTGCCTtggaaaaaactaaaaaaattggtgCTTTTGAAGTGCACACTAAAGGATTTGGGTCGAAGATGATGGCAAAGATGGGATTTGTTGAAGGCATGGGATTGGGAAAAGATTCACAAGGGATAATCAACCCCTTGCTTCCTGTTAGGCGGCCTAAAGCTCGAGGATTGGGAGCCAAAAGTTAG
- the LOC101214897 gene encoding transmembrane 9 superfamily member 11 — MEFFGGFRIWVLSLCLIFQSGYGFYLPGSYPLKHVVGDDLSVKVNSITSIDTEMPFSYYSLPFCTPPGGVKDSAENLGELLMGDRIENSPYLFKMYKNQTDVFLCQTDPLTDDQLKNLKERIDEMYQVNLILDNLPAIRYTKKEGYPLRWTGYPVGINVKGSYYVFNHLKFKVLVHKYEETNVASVMGTGDAAGVISSISKQELDVPGYMVVGFEVVPCSPLHKVDLAKNLKMYEKYPNPVQCDPGSVSMQINKGQPIVFTYEVTFEESDIKWPSRWDAYLKMEGSKVHWFSILNSLMVITFLAGIVLVIFLRTVRRDLTRYEELDKEAQAQMNEELSGWKLVVGDVFRAPANPALLCIMVGDGVQLLGMGIVTILFAALGFMSPASRGTLITGMLFFYMILGVAAGYVAVRLWRTICCGDHRGWISVSWKAACFFPGIAFLILTTLNFLLWGSGSTGAIPFSLFVILLLLWFCISVPLTLVGGYFGAKAPHIEYPVRTNQIPREIPPQKYPSWLLVLGAGTLPFGTLFIELFFIMSSLWMGRVYYVFGFLFIVLVLLVVVCAEVSLVLTYMHLCVEDWKWWWKSFFASGSVALYIFLYSINYLIFDLKSLSGPVSATLYLGYSLFMVLAIMFTTGTVGFLSSFWFVHYLFSSVKLD; from the coding sequence ATGGAGTTTTTCGGTGGATTTAGGATCTGGGTCTTATCCCTATGCTTGATTTTTCAATCGGGATATGGGTTTTATCTTCCGGGGAGTTATCCTCTAAAACATGTTGTGGGTGATGACTTATCTGTCAAAGTTAATTCTATAACCTCAATCGATACCGAAATGCCGTTTAGCTATTACAGTTTGCCTTTCTGTACGCCTCCAGGGGGTGTTAAGGATAGTGCTGAAAATCTTGGCGAGCTTCTTATGGGGGACCGGATTGAGAACTCGCCGTATCTGTTTAAGATGTATAAGAATCAGACAGATGTGTTCTTGTGTCAGACGGATCCATTGACTGATGATCAGTTAAAGAACTTAAAGGAGAGGATTGATGAGATGTATCAAGTGAACTTGATCCTGGATAATTTACCGGCAATCCGGTATACCAAGAAAGAAGGCTATCCTTTGCGTTGGACAGGATATCCTGTTGGCATCAACGTCAAGGGTTCCTACTATGTCTTTAaccatttgaaatttaaggTTCTCGTTCACAAATATGAGGAGACCAACGTCGCGAGTGTAATGGGAACGGGGGATGCTGCAGGTGTGATCTCATCAATCAGTAAACAAGAATTGGATGTCCCGGGATACATGGTTGTTGGATTTGAGGTTGTACCCTGCAGTCCTTTGCACAAGGTGGATTTAGCTAAGAACTTAAAGATGTATGAAAAATATCCAAATCCTGTTCAATGTGACCCTGGCAGTGTATCAATGCAAATTAACAAAGGGCAACCTATAGTGTTCACGTATGAGGTTACATTTGAAGAGAGTGACATCAAGTGGCCTTCTCGATGGGATGCATATTTGAAGATGGAGGGTTCAAAAGTTCATTGGTTTTCAATCTTGAACTCTTTAATGGTGATAACATTTCTAGCCGGTATTGTTCTTGTAATTTTCTTGAGGACTGTTCGACGAGATCTTACACGTTATGAGGAACTTGACAAGGAGGCTCAAGCGCAGATGAATGAGGAGTTATCTGGTTGGAAGCTTGTTGTGGGGGATGTTTTCCGCGCTCCAGCCAATCCTGCACTTTTGTGTATAATGGTTGGTGATGGGGTTCAGCTTCTAGGGATGGGAATTGTGACCATATTGTTTGCTGCTCTTGGGTTCATGTCCCCAGCCTCCCGTGGAACACTGATTACAGGTATGCTATTTTTCTATATGATTCTTGGTGTCGCAGCAGGGTACGTTGCTGTACGTCTTTGGAGAACTATCTGTTGTGGCGACCACAGAGGATGGATTTCAGTCTCATGGAAGGCTGCTTGTTTCTTCCCTGGCATTGCCTTTCTTATTCTTACTACACTGAATTTTCTATTGTGGGGTAGTGGAAGCACTGGTGCCATTCCTTTTTCGCTCTTCGTTATCCTACTTTTGCTGTGGTTCTGTATATCAGTTCCTCTTACTCTTGTTGGTGGGTATTTTGGTGCCAAGGCACCCCACATTGAGTATCCTGTTAGAACCAATCAAATCCCAAGGGAAATTCCACCCCAGAAATACCCCTCATGGCTTTTAGTACTTGGCGCCGGCACTCTTCCTTTCGGCACCTTGTTCATCGAACTCTTCTTCATCATGTCTAGCCTCTGGATGGGTCGTGTTTATTACGTTTTTGGGTTTCTCTTTATAGTGTTGGTGCTTCTTGTTGTTGTTTGTGCTGAGGTGTCCTTAGTTCTAACCTATATGCATCTGTGCGTGGAAGATTGGAAATGGTGGTGGAAGTCTTTCTTTGCTTCTGGTTCAGTTGCCTTGTACATCTTCTTGTACTCGATTAATTATCTCATCTTTGATCTTAAGAGCTTGAGCGGACCCGTCTCAGCAACCCTCTACCTTGGTTATTCGCTCTTCATGGTTCTTGCAATCATGTTCACAACTGGAACAGTTGGATTCCTCTCATCGTTCTGGTTCGTGCATTACTTGTTCTCTTCTGTGAAGCTGGATTGA